A single Acidobacteriota bacterium DNA region contains:
- a CDS encoding adenylate/guanylate cyclase domain-containing protein, whose protein sequence is MTDSRTRTAVVLAVAVGLVGVVLSHWPLMASLEKRYGHDFLFKLRGARPAPTGVVVVAIDDASFIERGVDPLAPWPRELHAELVRILKDRGARSVAFDVLFETPGDPASDVQFELALFDANNVVLGSTIDRTEDPRFRQARLIEPYRPFAESAAAVGEVSMPQDGDGVIRESWLYTGDRPSLALAAYEVATGDLSFRGDRGSRLIDYYGPPRTINTVSLYQALDPDQYLPDGFFQDRVVFVGLSQVAATQIGESKDSFPTPFSGGVVGFTYGVEVHATIAANLLEGRHLDRPTIGWIVAWSFGLALLAAFLFIFLRPLTAAVALFALIGCVWVVGYGALTFWGRSIAVILPALIQAPISYGASTLWYYLTTVRQREKIRRAFALYLSPEMSRRISEESESLSLGGEEVVGTALFTDVQGFTSIAEDMTATETAKMLNEYFSAITTKLFETGGTLIKYIGDAVFAIWGAPVRMEDHAPRACRAALAMAAQQESTGDSPASRLVTRIGVHCGPMLVGNLGSSQRFDYTAIGDTINLAARLESLNKTTGTRVLVSGEAIAAAGDEFISRFLGRVRVVGRADPVELYELLGSHETPGSIDADTLSIFGDAVTQFTSRRFREAVAGFEETCRRRGGTDGPSEWYLSTIAGFESDPPPQGWDGVIQLAKK, encoded by the coding sequence GTGACGGATTCACGCACCCGCACGGCCGTGGTGTTGGCGGTCGCCGTCGGCCTTGTTGGTGTGGTCCTGAGTCACTGGCCGTTGATGGCGAGTCTCGAGAAACGTTACGGCCACGACTTCCTGTTCAAGCTTCGTGGCGCTCGGCCCGCTCCAACGGGGGTCGTTGTCGTTGCGATCGATGACGCCTCGTTTATCGAGCGCGGTGTCGACCCCCTGGCGCCGTGGCCTCGGGAGCTCCACGCCGAGCTGGTCCGAATACTGAAAGATCGGGGAGCTCGGTCCGTCGCCTTCGATGTGCTGTTTGAAACGCCGGGTGATCCCGCAAGCGACGTTCAGTTCGAGCTGGCGCTGTTTGACGCGAACAACGTCGTTCTGGGGTCGACGATCGATCGAACAGAGGATCCACGTTTCCGACAAGCACGACTGATCGAACCGTATCGACCGTTCGCCGAGAGTGCGGCGGCAGTTGGCGAAGTTTCCATGCCACAGGACGGCGACGGCGTCATTCGAGAGAGTTGGCTGTACACCGGAGACCGTCCGAGCCTGGCGTTGGCCGCTTACGAGGTTGCGACAGGCGATCTCTCATTCCGCGGGGATCGTGGCAGCCGTCTGATCGACTACTACGGGCCGCCGCGAACGATCAACACCGTGTCGCTCTATCAGGCCCTCGACCCGGACCAGTACCTGCCCGATGGCTTCTTTCAGGATCGAGTCGTGTTTGTGGGCCTTTCACAGGTCGCCGCGACGCAGATCGGCGAAAGTAAGGACTCGTTCCCGACGCCGTTCAGCGGGGGGGTGGTGGGGTTCACCTACGGTGTCGAGGTGCACGCGACGATTGCCGCCAACCTCCTCGAGGGAAGACACCTCGATCGACCGACGATCGGGTGGATCGTAGCCTGGTCGTTCGGTCTAGCCCTGCTGGCGGCGTTTCTGTTCATCTTCCTGCGCCCCCTCACGGCCGCCGTGGCGTTGTTCGCGCTCATCGGGTGTGTGTGGGTCGTCGGCTACGGCGCGCTGACCTTCTGGGGTCGATCGATCGCGGTCATCCTGCCGGCGCTGATCCAGGCACCGATCTCCTACGGCGCCAGTACGCTCTGGTACTACCTGACCACGGTTCGTCAACGCGAGAAGATACGCCGGGCATTCGCCCTTTACCTTTCGCCGGAGATGAGTCGACGTATTTCCGAAGAGTCCGAGTCTCTTAGCCTGGGCGGCGAGGAGGTCGTTGGTACCGCCCTGTTCACCGACGTTCAGGGGTTCACGTCGATCGCAGAGGACATGACGGCCACCGAGACCGCCAAGATGCTCAACGAGTATTTCTCCGCGATCACGACGAAACTGTTCGAGACGGGTGGCACGCTCATCAAATATATTGGCGATGCGGTATTCGCCATCTGGGGCGCCCCCGTCCGGATGGAGGATCACGCACCGCGGGCATGTCGCGCAGCCCTTGCGATGGCGGCGCAGCAGGAGTCGACGGGGGATTCGCCGGCGTCGCGTCTCGTGACACGCATCGGGGTGCATTGCGGCCCGATGTTGGTGGGAAACCTGGGTTCTTCACAGCGGTTCGATTACACCGCCATCGGCGACACGATCAACCTGGCGGCTCGCCTCGAATCGCTGAACAAGACCACCGGCACTCGCGTCCTTGTCAGCGGAGAGGCGATCGCAGCCGCAGGAGACGAGTTCATCTCTCGGTTTCTCGGCCGGGTTCGAGTGGTTGGCCGTGCGGATCCTGTCGAGTTGTATGAACTGCTGGGATCGCATGAGACTCCAGGCAGCATCGACGCCGACACGCTTTCCATCTTCGGCGACGCCGTCACCCAATTCACGTCTCGCAGGTTCCGTGAGGCGGTTGCCGGATTCGAGGAGACCTGTCGTCGACGAGGTGGCACCGACGGGCCGTCGGAGTGGTACCTGAGCACGATTGCCGGTTTCGAGTCCGATCCGCCGCCACAGGGCTGGGACGGAGTCATCCAGCTCGCCAAAAAGTGA
- a CDS encoding FecR domain-containing protein, with product MQRKNRPVGVIFLIGLGVVLASPVLGADDPCGKLASVQNDVTTLSSEDEQWHPSVINENLFASDRVKTGEGSRAAILYSDQTLHRVNEKSEVEIRAPQDGQPGALRVLSGQHYFSSRKPKDYGRIETPTVTAAIRGTEFVVDVGLDGTTTITMVEGVVDASNDFGSLRVSAGESAFVKPGSAPVRRVVVRPRDAVTWSLYYPRVVGRADAARLQSMGAEGQGLLQAADLLASGQVSRASSIIAEARERNPNNPVALALASVIEVVADRKDEARRLARKAYEADDESAAAAMAMSFSYQSDFDIESARELAETAVRLDPDSAEARARLAELRMAEGDTRGAREAAEKAVRRDADSSRALAVLGFVELAEFQTARAVETFRRAVASDPGFPLARLGLGIALLRSDLAAGREELQTAVILDPDNSLLRSYLSKAYFEERREGAASKELEIAKQLDPSDPTPHLYDAILKRTYNRPVEALGELQQSIKLNDQRAVYRSRLLLDEDLAVRSVDLAGIYNELGFDQLGMVTARDSADQDQSNFSSHLFLAGTYRNLPGFAPAFLSETLQARIYQPSNVNAVRPDVVNESVSFNEYTSLFNRPRTRGFAGLRYGSTDSDLSEYFDPGDVCLDPMGNVGSCLDLLEVKDSSSSGADLTLSFNRDRFAAAVSYQTFEDDGFRTNNDTDNDSVRAFMVFALTPRDQFQVNVIDGTRKTGDLPLRGFPALIGLERIETDLTNIGLGYHRKISPASDLAVSAIISEVKQDFAIPIFMQASSAEIDGAQLEAQYVLRTRNVSWTAGAGHYTGDQTVRSATFGLPPAMASGDDEFSNLYGYAKIRGMGPLELTAGLSYEDAYVPLGLLPPRDSNLQISDLVLEDSEVSPKFGLSVRASASTVFRATAYSRLTPAIGRLQTLEPTQVVGFNQFFDDPAGTSSWNYGVGVDQEFGKRVFGGLSLLRRDLDIPEPYCSAPDPFAGCAFQSATEIVGRNSDDWLGNLYVNATVGNRLALSLEYAYEERDFDFTQLSNNSLFEDFVRTQRLRPQVRFFLPMGFFTAVRGTMFDQRVDQFDDLSNAARSPIEEDFWTADLDIGYRLPGRWGSVVLSVMNVTDQEFDYFRSSLEQDIVPARTALLTVNFTSP from the coding sequence ATGCAGCGCAAGAATCGTCCGGTAGGTGTCATTTTCCTGATCGGCCTAGGGGTGGTGCTCGCGTCCCCGGTCCTCGGCGCCGATGACCCATGCGGCAAACTGGCTTCGGTCCAGAACGACGTCACGACCCTCTCTAGCGAGGACGAGCAGTGGCATCCGTCGGTGATCAACGAGAACCTCTTTGCCAGCGATCGAGTGAAAACCGGTGAAGGCAGCCGAGCGGCGATCCTCTACTCCGATCAAACGCTGCATCGTGTCAACGAGAAGAGCGAGGTCGAGATCCGTGCCCCGCAGGACGGTCAACCGGGTGCACTTCGCGTGCTATCGGGTCAGCATTACTTTTCCAGTCGCAAGCCGAAAGACTACGGAAGGATTGAGACTCCGACCGTAACGGCTGCGATCCGCGGTACCGAGTTTGTTGTCGACGTCGGACTCGACGGAACCACCACGATCACGATGGTCGAGGGTGTTGTTGATGCGTCCAATGACTTTGGCTCGCTTCGTGTTTCGGCGGGGGAGTCTGCATTCGTCAAGCCGGGCAGCGCTCCGGTCCGGCGTGTCGTGGTGCGACCGCGCGACGCCGTTACCTGGTCGCTCTACTACCCACGTGTCGTCGGTCGCGCGGACGCCGCGCGTCTTCAGTCCATGGGTGCCGAGGGTCAGGGACTGCTGCAGGCGGCAGACCTTTTGGCCTCCGGGCAGGTCTCTCGCGCCTCGTCGATAATCGCCGAGGCGAGAGAGCGAAACCCCAACAATCCGGTGGCTCTGGCGTTAGCCTCGGTGATCGAGGTCGTGGCCGATCGGAAGGACGAGGCTCGTCGCCTCGCCCGGAAGGCCTACGAGGCCGACGACGAATCTGCCGCGGCAGCGATGGCGATGTCGTTCTCGTATCAGTCCGATTTCGACATCGAGAGCGCCCGCGAGCTTGCAGAGACCGCGGTGCGACTGGATCCGGATAGTGCAGAGGCACGTGCCCGTCTGGCGGAGCTGCGGATGGCGGAGGGCGATACCCGCGGGGCACGGGAGGCTGCAGAGAAAGCGGTTCGTCGTGACGCCGATTCGTCGCGGGCGTTGGCGGTGCTTGGATTCGTGGAGTTGGCGGAATTTCAGACGGCCCGGGCGGTCGAGACGTTTCGACGTGCCGTGGCCTCCGATCCCGGTTTCCCGCTGGCGCGCCTGGGACTGGGCATCGCGTTGCTACGCAGCGATCTGGCCGCCGGTCGCGAGGAACTGCAGACCGCCGTCATCCTCGACCCCGACAACTCGCTGCTTCGTTCCTATTTGTCGAAGGCGTACTTCGAGGAGCGGCGCGAGGGCGCTGCGTCGAAGGAGTTGGAGATCGCGAAACAGCTGGACCCCTCGGACCCGACGCCGCATCTCTACGACGCCATCCTCAAACGGACCTATAACCGACCCGTCGAGGCTCTAGGCGAGTTGCAGCAGTCGATCAAGCTGAACGATCAGCGGGCCGTCTATCGCTCGCGACTGTTGCTCGATGAGGATTTGGCCGTTCGCTCGGTGGACCTGGCGGGGATCTACAACGAGCTGGGATTTGATCAACTGGGCATGGTGACCGCTCGCGATAGTGCCGATCAGGACCAGTCGAACTTCTCGTCCCATCTCTTCCTGGCGGGAACCTACCGCAATCTTCCCGGCTTCGCTCCGGCTTTCCTCAGTGAGACATTGCAGGCGAGGATCTACCAGCCCTCCAACGTGAACGCCGTCAGGCCGGACGTCGTCAACGAGAGCGTGTCATTCAATGAGTACACGTCGTTGTTCAATCGTCCGCGAACTCGAGGCTTTGCCGGTCTCCGCTATGGGTCGACCGACAGCGATCTCAGTGAGTACTTCGATCCGGGCGATGTTTGCCTGGATCCGATGGGCAACGTCGGCTCTTGCCTGGACCTGCTCGAAGTGAAAGACAGCAGTTCGAGCGGTGCAGACCTCACGCTAAGTTTCAATCGCGATCGGTTCGCCGCCGCGGTCTCGTACCAGACGTTCGAGGACGACGGCTTCCGAACCAATAACGATACCGACAACGACTCCGTGCGGGCGTTCATGGTCTTTGCGTTGACGCCTCGCGACCAGTTCCAGGTCAATGTCATCGATGGCACCCGCAAGACCGGTGATCTGCCGCTTCGTGGCTTTCCGGCGCTCATCGGGCTGGAGCGCATCGAGACGGACCTGACGAACATCGGCCTCGGCTATCACCGCAAGATCTCGCCGGCCTCCGATCTGGCCGTCTCCGCCATCATTAGCGAGGTCAAGCAGGATTTCGCGATCCCGATCTTCATGCAGGCCAGCTCCGCAGAGATCGATGGTGCTCAGCTGGAAGCGCAGTACGTCCTCAGAACCAGGAATGTCAGCTGGACCGCAGGTGCCGGCCATTACACCGGTGACCAGACGGTCCGCAGCGCGACATTCGGTCTCCCGCCTGCGATGGCCAGCGGCGACGACGAGTTCTCGAACCTCTATGGCTATGCCAAGATTCGCGGGATGGGTCCTCTGGAGTTGACGGCCGGGCTGTCCTATGAGGATGCCTACGTCCCACTGGGACTCCTGCCACCGAGGGACTCCAACCTGCAGATCTCCGATCTGGTCCTCGAAGACTCCGAGGTCAGCCCGAAGTTTGGGCTGTCGGTTCGGGCCTCCGCCTCGACCGTCTTCAGGGCGACCGCCTACAGCCGTTTGACTCCCGCCATCGGTCGGCTGCAAACACTCGAGCCGACCCAGGTTGTCGGCTTTAACCAGTTCTTCGACGACCCCGCCGGCACGTCGTCCTGGAACTACGGAGTGGGTGTCGATCAGGAGTTCGGCAAGCGGGTCTTCGGCGGACTCTCGCTGCTTCGACGCGATCTGGACATCCCGGAGCCCTACTGTTCGGCGCCGGATCCATTCGCAGGCTGTGCGTTTCAGTCGGCCACGGAGATCGTCGGAAGGAACAGCGACGACTGGCTGGGTAACCTCTACGTCAACGCGACGGTTGGCAATCGTCTGGCCCTGAGCCTTGAATATGCGTACGAGGAGCGGGACTTCGATTTCACCCAGTTGAGCAACAACAGCCTCTTCGAGGACTTCGTTCGCACCCAACGACTGCGACCTCAGGTGCGTTTCTTCCTGCCGATGGGTTTCTTTACCGCCGTTCGCGGAACGATGTTCGATCAGCGTGTCGACCAATTTGACGATCTGTCCAATGCCGCCCGGTCGCCGATCGAGGAGGATTTCTGGACCGCCGACCTGGATATCGGCTATCGATTGCCCGGTCGTTGGGGATCCGTGGTCCTCAGTGTGATGAATGTGACGGATCAGGAGTTCGATTACTTCCGTAGTTCACTCGAGCAGGACATCGTTCCCGCCCGAACGGCGCTCCTGACGGTGAACTTCACCTCGCCGTGA
- a CDS encoding YheU family protein: MIIPHRQLSGHALAGVIEEYVSRDGTELGDVDDKAEEVVRRLDAGDLILVYDPESEGCNIILPEQLPK, encoded by the coding sequence ATGATCATCCCGCATCGCCAGCTGAGCGGCCACGCACTGGCCGGTGTCATCGAAGAGTACGTCTCCCGGGACGGAACCGAGTTGGGGGATGTGGACGACAAGGCGGAAGAGGTCGTCCGGAGACTGGACGCCGGAGACCTGATCCTGGTCTATGATCCCGAGTCTGAGGGGTGCAACATCATCTTGCCCGAGCAACTGCCGAAGTAG
- a CDS encoding protein kinase, whose protein sequence is MHGPGNEHQRTLADCEPFSGLPDDLLERLMDRMDETTFAEGEKLIHQDIPASSLQLILEGRAAVVVAAGMEAPTEVAEVSVGDVIGEMALISGEPTSADVVARTPMRVLELAADDFHDLARRHPEIAVVLTRLISERLGRSDADALGGKHIHGYRIVRCIGRGGMAMVYEAIRDSDGKRFALKMMSHKLAYDTTALSRFREETKIVSGLDHENLAKRIEGFSAYGTQFIVVEYCEGPGLERVTGRRVPIAENLVRPITGQLANALEYIHGKGVLHRDVKPSNTMLTPEGGIKLIDFGVARPIEHGGDRTKTLETSVVGTPFYMAPEQLEETLGIDEKVDNYALACMTYELLAGNRLIKKGTTIGMWQQKQSLELPPPHKIGHGISEEMHSFLRRNLNADPTRRPDSVAAQAAWRAPIDVDALPLVR, encoded by the coding sequence ATGCACGGACCGGGGAACGAACACCAGCGCACACTGGCCGATTGCGAGCCGTTCAGCGGACTGCCGGACGACTTGCTCGAGCGACTGATGGACCGCATGGACGAGACGACGTTCGCCGAGGGCGAGAAGCTGATTCATCAGGATATTCCGGCCAGCTCCCTGCAGTTGATCCTCGAGGGACGGGCGGCGGTCGTCGTCGCCGCCGGGATGGAGGCTCCCACCGAGGTCGCGGAGGTCTCGGTCGGGGACGTAATCGGCGAGATGGCGTTGATCTCCGGCGAGCCCACCAGCGCCGATGTCGTCGCGCGGACGCCGATGCGGGTGCTGGAGCTCGCCGCCGACGATTTTCACGATCTGGCCCGGCGTCATCCGGAGATCGCCGTCGTCTTGACTCGGTTGATCTCCGAGCGCCTGGGACGCTCGGACGCCGACGCGCTTGGCGGCAAGCATATTCACGGGTATCGCATCGTCCGGTGTATCGGTCGTGGCGGCATGGCGATGGTCTACGAGGCCATCCGCGATTCGGATGGCAAGCGATTCGCGTTGAAGATGATGAGTCACAAGCTGGCATACGACACGACGGCGTTATCCCGTTTTCGTGAGGAAACCAAGATCGTTTCCGGCCTGGATCACGAGAACCTGGCAAAGCGGATCGAAGGATTCTCGGCCTACGGTACGCAGTTTATCGTCGTCGAATATTGCGAGGGACCCGGACTCGAGCGGGTCACCGGGCGTCGTGTTCCGATCGCCGAGAACCTGGTGCGGCCCATTACCGGCCAGCTGGCCAACGCCCTGGAGTACATCCACGGGAAGGGCGTCTTGCACCGTGATGTGAAGCCCAGCAACACGATGCTGACCCCCGAGGGCGGAATCAAACTGATCGACTTCGGTGTTGCGCGACCGATCGAACACGGCGGTGACCGGACGAAAACACTCGAGACATCGGTCGTCGGAACACCGTTCTACATGGCGCCCGAGCAGCTCGAGGAGACCCTCGGCATCGACGAGAAGGTCGACAATTACGCGCTGGCCTGCATGACCTACGAGCTTCTCGCGGGAAACCGGTTGATCAAGAAGGGCACCACCATCGGAATGTGGCAGCAGAAGCAGTCCCTGGAACTACCGCCGCCCCACAAGATCGGGCACGGCATCAGCGAAGAGATGCACTCGTTCCTTCGTCGAAACCTCAATGCAGATCCAACCCGACGTCCCGATTCCGTCGCCGCGCAGGCGGCGTGGCGTGCGCCCATCGACGTCGACGCGCTTCCGCTTGTTCGATGA